The Lepeophtheirus salmonis chromosome 1, UVic_Lsal_1.4, whole genome shotgun sequence genome has a segment encoding these proteins:
- the LOC121124562 gene encoding histone-lysine N-methyltransferase SETD7, whose amino-acid sequence MSNTLRDWIQRISDPNFYPWSNYLFPQNSKDVVNRVCDPTLQVDLKDAKYRGNTGANGKPHGSGTLSFSNGDSVITKFENGVRHGDTVISSPRLNISRLVGSYDMGYFQGPGKIITTNTSSYECFFKDSVLHGPLRKIDLKKFREFRRQVSFIGMFKNGLPQGPCWAYLEGGGFLFAQLSIEGLSFNDYDLDFTKFFTSKNCAYIYPDFKTAYLGEFIEGVMKGARCAEVISVKKDIVSGILIPILKLTEPKSAIVQYFKSNKEIINDQPLVPDPYESRWIECRSSLINEAGEGLFAKEDIPSGTIVAFYNGVRIPYELGGPTEHWSSSGYKIFINADYESGERMNIPEKYVSLKNYYASLGHKMNHSFQSNCSEWFFHHPRFGVIPCERTIKDIKRGEELFLDYEYDPHNCPEWFSIELDAFLARNDDDEHKSKLILNNVKYSRYNEYLLSLKKKEIEETT is encoded by the exons ATGAGTAATACTCTCCGAGATTGGATTCAAAGGATATCTGACCCGAATTTTTATCCATGGTCAAACTACTTGTTTCCACAGAACTCAAAAGATGTTGTTAATAGAGTATGTGATCCAACATTACAAGTGGATTTAAAGGATGCAAAATACAGAGGAAATACAGGAGCCAATGGTAAACCTCATGGAAGTGGAACACTTTCCTTTTCTAATGGAGACTCTGTAATAACAAAGTTCGAGAACGGAGTTCGCCATGGCGATACAGTAATATCCTCACCGAGATTAAATATTTCTAGACTTGTTGGTAGTTATGACATGGGATATTTTCAGGGCCCAGGAAAAATA ATCACGACGAATACTTCTTCGTATGAATGTTTCTTCAAAGATTCTGTTTTACATGGACCACTTCGTaagatagatttaaaaaagtttcgtGAGTTTCGACGACAAGTTTCATTTATTGGGATGTTCAAAAATGGACTACCTCAAGGGCCATGTTGGGCTTATCTTGAAGGAGGAGGATTTCTCTTTGCACAACTCTCAATTGAAG gACTAAGTTTCAATGATTATGACCTGGATTTCACAAAGTTTTTCACCTCTAAAAACTGTGCTTATATTTACCCTGATTTTAAAACTGCTTATTTAGGTGAATTCATTGAAGGTGTAATGAAGGGAGCTCGGTGTGCTGAGGTTATATCTGTTAAAAAAGATATAGTGAGTGGAATATTAATTCCCATCCTAAAACTCACAGAACCTAAATCAGcaattgtacaatattttaaatccaataaag AAATCATAAATGATCAACCTCTTGTACCTGATCCCTACGAATCTCGTTGGATTGAATGCCGATCTTCTCTTATCAATGAAGCAGGAGAAGGCCTCTTCGCCAAGGAAGATATTCCTTCAGGAACCATTGTTGCATTTTATAATGGCGTTAGAATTCCATATGAACTCGGGGGTCCAACAGAACATTGGTCCTCATCaggttacaaaatatttataaatgcagACTATGAATCTGGAGAAAGAATGAATATACCTGAGAAGTACGTCAGCTTGAAAAACTATTATGCTTCGTTGGGACACAAAATGAATCATTCTTTCCAGTCGAATTGCTCTGAATGGTTTTTCCATCATCCTAGATTTGGGGTCATTCCTTGTGAAAGAACGATAAAAGACATCAAACGGGGCGAAGAGCTTTTTTTAGACTACGAATACGATCCACACAACTGTCCTGAGTGGTTTTCCATAGAACTGGACGCTTTTTTAGCTCGAAATGACGATGATGAACATAAAAGTAAACTTATTCTCAATAATGTTAAATATTCAAGATATAATGAGTATCTTTTGAGtttgaagaaaaaggaaattgaaGAGACAACATAA
- the LOC139904695 gene encoding lysosomal alpha-mannosidase-like: MEMSSISKTLLFLLLLSCNLNVSIASPSCHPTKENAINVHFMPHTHDDVGWLKTVDEYYYGGKKEIDPSGVQYILDSVIKALEADEKRRFIYVEMAFFWRWWIEQSEGMRKRVKNLVDEGRLEFINGGWSMNDEAAAHYNAIIDQMSLGLRFLNDTFGESSVPEIAWQIDPFGHAKEQANIFFNMGFKGLFFGRADHADIAQRRQDKSLEMLWESRPGSSRLFTGILPNLYQPPNGFCFDVFCGDDAMVDNLESPEYNIPQKMKAFLKVVLDESKVYATNQIPMTMGGDFQYTDASMWFKNMDKVMKYFKHEKINILYSTPSCYAKAVKASMKGSFPIKTDDFFPYSNDPHSYWTGYFTSRPSLKGMIRVSNNILQACKQMDVIAHLHSENVMVMKRALGVTQHHDAVTGTGKQAVTNDYASRLSIASEKCYDVMNSAYLKLSNSNQVFCPLLNISECQFSSSQSKDFYVNVYNPTSHPQNYNPHFPGNGNYEYFIDGSAISTFPISKSVMNIPGRSSFVHNEINVYFEAKEVLPMSFKTFKVNVSPKKESKVKENESLSRVIGDSNFKTNIILDSHGNIKGLKSPEGIFRFNVKFAYYIGHSGNNSFPKERASGAYIFRPLSQVPIPFPNPIEKPIIRRSKNVIELELKYSNWTSLVTRIFRNEEYFEFEWLVGPIPTDNNEVGKEIVLQYTSKDIRSQNTFYTDSNGRQYIKRKKDFRSTWKLDLSTEPVSRNYYPITSAITVEDSHIRMALLTDRSQGGTSLKDGGIETMIHRRLLFDDAFGVNEALNETAFGKGLVVRGKHWLLFEKPESKAPSRFLSIKKYDDCIVSFSDSSKALFVPLPPLNHDELPQNVHILTLERVSNGILIRFEHFFDDLDDKVFSKPVEFNLRKIFSPSVLPFKSIQEVSLGGNFYLSKTLSDTTVRLKPMEIRSYILN; encoded by the exons ATGGAAATGTCTAGcatttcaaaaacattattatttctcctTTTGCTCTCATGCAACTTAAATGTGTCAATTGCAAGTCCCTCATGCCATCCAACCAAAGAGAATGCCATCAATGTCCACTTTATGCCACATACTCATGACGATGTGGGCTGGTTGAAAACGGTGGATGAGTATTACTATGGAGGCAAAAAGGAGATAGATCCAAGCGGTGTTCAATATATACTTGACTCTGTTATCAAAGCATTGGAGGCTGATGAGAAAAGACGATTCATTTACGTTGAAATGGCTTTTTTTTGGAGGTGGTGGATAGAACAGAGTGAGGGAATGAGGAAAAGAGTCAAGAATCTTGTAGATGAAGGAAGATTAGAGTTTATCAACGGAGGATGGTCAATGAATGATGAAGCCGCTGCGCATTACAATGCTATTATTGATCAG ATGTCACTGGGATTGAGATTTCTGAATGATACATTTGGAGAGTCAAGTGTACCTGAAATTGCTTGGCAAATAGACCCGTTTGGTCACGCCAAAGAacaagctaatatatttttcaacatgggGTTTAAGGGATTATTCTTCGGACGAGCAGATCATGCAGATATTGCCCAAAGACGACAGGACAAGAGTCTGGAAATGCTGTGGGAGAGTCGCCCTGGCTCCTCTCGTCTCTTCACTGGTATTCTACCAAATTTATATCAGCCTCCCAATGGATTTTGCTTTGATGTATTTTGTGGAGATGATGCCATGGTAGATAATCTCGAATCTCCAGAGTACAATATTCCCCAAAAAATGAAagcatttttaaaagtagtgtTGGATGAATCCAAGGTATATGCCACTAATCAAATACCAATGACCATGGGAGGTGACTTTCAATATACGGATGCTTCTATGTGGttcaaaaatatggataaagtaatgaaatatttcaaacatgagaaaattaacatactCTACTCAACTCCATCATGTTATGCAAAAGCAGTGAAAGCGAGCATGAAAGGCTCATTTCCCATCAAAACAGATGATTTCTTCCCCTATTCAAATGATCCTCATTCTTATTGGACGGGTTACTTCACTTCAAGACCTTCTCTAAAAGGAATGATCCGCGTATCAAACAACATTTTACAGGCATGCAAACAAATGGATGTCATTGCCCACCTTCATTCAGAAAATGTCATGGTCATGAAACGGGCACTAGGAGTAACACAACATCACGATGCAGTAACTGGAACAGGGAAACAAGCTGTTACCAATGATTATGCTTCTAGACTCTCTATAGCATCTGAAAAATGTTATGATGTAATGAACTCCGCCTACTTAAAGCTCTCAAATTCAAACCAAGTGTTTTGCccccttttaaatatttcagagTGCCAATTTTCATCAAGTCAATCAAAGGATTTCTATGTCAATGTCTACAATCCCACTTCACATCCCCAGAATTACAATCCCCATTTTCCTGGAAATGGCAACTATGAATACTTTATAGATGGATCAGCTATTTCGACTTTTCCTATTTCGAAGTCCGTCATGAATATACCTGGCCGTAGTTCATTTGTACATAATGAGATTAATGTCTATTTTGAAGCAAAGGAAGTACTTCCAATGTCCTTTAAGACATTTAAAGTCAATGTAAGTccgaaaaaagaatcaaaagtCAAAGAGAATGAATCCTTAAGTCGAGTCATTGGAGACTCTAATTTCAAAACTAATATCATCCTGGACAGTCATGGAAATATCAAGGGATTAAAATCACCTGAAGGAATATTCCGTTTTAACGTTAAATTTGCCTATTACATCGGCCATTCTGGAAATAACAGTTTTCCAAAAGAAAGAGCTTCTGGAGCGTATATATTTAGACCTCTATCTCAAGTTCCAATACCGTTTCCAAATCCTATAGAAAAACCCATAATTAGGAGATCTAAAAATGTAATCGAATTAGAACTCAAATATAGTAATTGGACAAGTTTAGTTACAAGAATCTTCAGAAATGaggaatattttgaatttgagtGGTTAGTTGGACCTATTCCAACAGATAATAATGAAGTTGGCAAGGAAATTGTTCTCCAGTATACTAGCAAGGATATTCGAtctcaaaatacattttatacgGATTCCAATGGTCGACAATATATTAAACGGAAAAAGGACTTCCGGTCAACATGGAAGTTAGATCTAAGTACAGAGCCAGTGAGTCGAAATTACTATCCTATAACAAGTGCTATAACGGTTGAGGATTCACATATTCGAATGGCTCTACTTACTGATCGTAGCCAAGGGGGTACTAGTCTTAAAGATGGAGGAATTGAGACCATGATTCATAGGAGATTGCTATTCGATGATGCTTTTGGCGTCAATGAAGCGCTCAATGAAACGGCTTTTGGTAAGGGTCTTGTTGTCCGTGGTAAGCATTGGTTACTGTTTGAAAAACCTGAGTCAAAAGCCCCTTCTAGATTTTTATCGATCAAGAAATACGATGACTGTATCGTTTCCTTCTCCGATTCATCTAAAGCTTTATTTGTTCCTCTTCCTCCACTCAATCATGATGAACTCCCTCAAAATGTTCATATTCTGACACTTGAAAGAGTTTCAAATGGGATTCTTATTCGATTTGAGCATTTTTTCGATGATCTTGATGACAAAGTTTTCTCTAAACCAGTcgaatttaatttaagaaagatTTTCAGTCCTTCTGTTTTGccttttaaatcaattcaagAGGTATCTTTGGGTGGAAATTTTTACTTGAGTAAGACACTTTCGGATACAACTGTTCGTCTAAAGCCAATGGAGATTCgttcttatatattaaattga
- the LOC121113587 gene encoding required for excision 1-B domain-containing protein-like, with product MSLNEKIREFKSLQEDRVREHKKLDLAFKTYLSSGPEYDFKTFQVAVGEATKSFKDTSNEILKLKSLLISEKEYENTFKQSIEEIQILEGEKLKETVEYQLLAQEANDDPDDDVADASAREKSKLLSQINEHIADAMEEIRYLLTDLEELDEGKD from the coding sequence ATGTCACTGAATGAGAAGATACGAGAATTCAAGTCACTTCAAGAAGACAGAGTGAGAGAACACAAGAAGCTGGACCTTGCCTTCAAAACCTATCTATCTAGTGGTCCAGAGTATGACTTCAAGACTTTTCAAGTGGCCGTTGGAGAGGCGACCAAAAGCTTCAAGGACACATCAAATGAAATCTTGAAACTCAAATCTCTCCTCATATCCGAAAAAGAGTATGAAAATACGTTTAAGCAGAGCATTGAGGAAATCCAAATACTGGAAGGGGAAAAGTTGAAGGAAACAGTGGAGTATCAACTCCTGGCTCAAGAGGCGAATGATGATCCAGATGATGATGTTGCGGATGCCAGTGCAAgagaaaaatccaaattattaagtcaaataaatgaACATATTGCTGATGCCATGGAGGAGATAAGGTATTTGTTGACGGATCTGGAGGAATTAGATGAAGGGAAAGATTGA
- the LOC121124535 gene encoding uncharacterized protein, with the protein MQKMKKTEHGSNKNEGGDDELLIRPFKKLKVSRVGKQDEKSLSCWSSSPKNHLSTSSPASPSSIILASSAPTVRGSLRFKPSRLSSVHSINNHHSIKEVSTSSSTTTQAKENLSSSWRSTDEGKDFSSVIIRRFDTISLSGKRKKKIREMGEDVQEEFVVENGGNKAVNCATQARQSYNDVSVDDLAGYLENSMVFPKKMSYMAEMMYT; encoded by the coding sequence ATGCAGAAGATGAAGAAGACTGAGCATGGAAGCAACAAGAATGAGGGCGGGGATGATGAGCTCCTCATTCGCCCTTTCAAGAAGCTCAAAGTATCCCGCGTTGGTAAACAGGACGAGAAAAGCCTCTCCTGTTGGTCGTCCTCTCCAAAAAATCATCTCTCCACCTCCTCCCCGGCATCACCTAGTAGTATTATATTAGCTTCATCAGCCCCTACAGTGCGTGGATCCCTCCGTTTCAAGCCCTCTCGCCTCTCGTCCGTCCATTCAATCAACAATCATCATTCAATCAAGGAGGTCTCTACCTCCTCTTCGACCACTACTCAAGCAAAGGAGAATCTGTCTTCCTCTTGGAGAAGCACCGATGAAGGGAAGGACTTTTCCTCAGTCATTATTCGGAGATTTGATACGATTTCCCTCTCAGGGAAGCGAAAGAAGAAAATTCGAGAAATGGGAGAGGATGTTCAAGAAGAATTTGTGGTTGAGAATGGGGGAAATAAAGCCGTCAATTGTGCCACTCAGGCCAGACAGAGCTATAACGACGTATCTGTGGATGATTTAGCTGGTTATTTGGAAAACTCTATGGTTTTTCCCAAGAAAATGTCCTATATGGCGGAAATGATGTACACGTGA
- the LOC121124582 gene encoding bublin coiled-coil protein has product MPNWDEGPSEHPPSLVSNEEEFSEEEEDSEIDEEIDEEDLRALNEQLDQLNTALDKLERFNDSIHGQLKDLLQENRETLRLLQEEAASKTMELN; this is encoded by the exons ATGCCTAATTGGGATGAAGGACCATCAGAGCATCCACCCTCTCTTGTTTCGAATGAAGAAGAGTTTAGTGAGGAAGAAGAAGATTCAGAGATAGACGAAGAAATTGATGAGGAGG ATCTAAGGGCCCTCAACGAACAATTAGACCAATTGAACACCGCTCTTGACAAATTAGAACGATTTAATGACTCCATTCACGGTCAACTAAAGGATTTACTGCAGGAAAATCGGGAAACCCTTCGATTACTACAAGAGGAGGCAGCATCCAAAACCATGGAGCTTAATTAA
- the LOC121124617 gene encoding uncharacterized protein, translated as MSSPTEIIIQNLWDPSVQNDSRKLVELIEPIPSLIEAGNIETEPLISPMIRLLGSHNAEVKEHVCSFLLKLSSHQGDVGVLAQNILMQDTQDPNPRIRSVAISTLCSLPSLNAETNIHAIQRCLRDSNPLVRKAAVTGTGKFYLKSPDILRESGLIDTLYSIIKDPDPGVLTFSLQTLNIILEDEGGIVIPRSMAQYILSRLNDLPELELCFVIDYLQKYYTLKKEEESMVLMNALDPFLDSKNGAIFLCCAKLFHKVIPKGANKLCIDFNQRICSQLCKFLRKSSLAIQIMEFISLLNQLGENEALSISKELRFKNKDSTDILCYKARLLSTQIRKFASNDLKKEIDAYLLKFCLTSSEPKVEKELILALCDAPRQDLIDKIEKNLSRNSERKLALLKPVLELIRYICLHNKSVAPILSLICLNSRHFKSLTSNELINLIWIINEYSHILEDSPYILDMLWSQREAELQKYELLSLFLSATLKVFVFHPLATQITMGIVLEKISMVEPDLRERVEFYCKLLQSPTLLSKIISQEQ; from the exons ATGTCTTCACCCACGGAAATCATCATTCAAAATCTCTGGGATCCCTCCGTCCAAAATGATTCCCGAAAATTGGTTGAATTAATCGAACca ATTCCATCCTTGATTGAAGCAGGAAATATTGAGACTGAACCACTTATTTCTCCCATGATTCGTCTCCTGGGGAGCCATAATGCTGAAGTCAAGGAACatgtttgttcttttttactcaaattatcTTCCCATCAAGGGGACGTCGGTGTTTTAGCCCAGAATATTCTAATGCAAGACACACaa GATCCCAATCCCAGGATAAGAAGTGTTGCCATCAGTACTCTCTGTTCACTCCCCTCTCTCAACGCAGAGACAAATATCCATGCGATTCAAAGATGTCTCAGAGACTCTAATCCATTGGTCCGCAAGGCTGCCGTCACAGGAACTGGGAAATTCTATCTGAAAAGTCCTGATATACTTAGAGAATCTGGACTTATTGACACTCtctattcaattattaaagatCCAGATCCAGGGGTTCTTACCTTTTCTCTTCAaactcttaatattattttagaggaTGAAGGGGGGATTGTGATTCCCAGGAGTATGGCCCAATATATATTGAGTCGTTTGAATGACCTACCAGAGTTGGAGTTATGTTTTGTGATTGATTATCTACagaaatattatactttaaaaaaggaagaagagtCAATGGTTCTCATGAATGCATTGGATCCATTTTTGGACTCTAAAAACGGagccatttttttatgttgtgcTAAACTCTTTCACAAAGTTATACCAAAGGgagcaaataaattatgtatagacTTTAATCAACGGATTTGCTCTCAACTGTGTAAATTTCTGAGAAAATCATCATTAGCCATTCAAATCATGGAGTTTATATCCCTTCTCAATCAACTTGGTGAAAACGAGGCTCTAAGTATTTCTAAAGAGCTTCGTTTTAAGAATAAAGACTCCACTGACATTTTGTGTTATAAAGCAAGACTGTTAAGTACGCAAATACGAAAATTTGCGTCCAATgatttgaagaaagaaattgaTGCATACTTACTCAAGTTTTGCTTGACTTCTAGTGAGCCCAAGGTGGAGAAAGAGCTAATCCTCGCTCTCTGTGACGCTCCTCGACAGGACCTGATAgataaaatagagaaaaatttaaGTAGGAATTCTGAAAGGAAATTGGCATTGCTTAAACCAGTTCTGGAACTAATAAGGTACATTTGTTTGCATAACAAGTCAGTTGCACCAATTTTGAGCCTGATTTGTCTCAATTCTAGACATTTCAAATCCCTTACTTCCAATGAGTTGATCAATCTTATTTGGATTATAAATGAGTATTCTCATATATTGGAGGACTCTCCATACATTTTAGACATGCTCTGGAGTCAGCGAGAGGCTGAACTTCAAAAATACGAATTACTCTCGCTTTTTCTGTCAGCCACtcttaaagtttttgtttttcatccCTTAGCGACACAAATTACTATGGGAATTGTCTTGGAAAAGATTTCCATGGTTGAACCTGACTTGAGAGAGCGGGTGGAGTTTTATTGCAAATTGCTACAAAGTCCAACACtattatctaaaattatatctCAGGAACAATAG
- the LOC121124632 gene encoding uncharacterized protein — protein sequence MSALGKCFLKVGCLTQWTCIRCITTTRVSFSLETHYEVLNVERNANSKQIREAYIKKCKEYHPDKNIGRGDAEFKRITEAYEVLCDNQRKQDYDNSFSSDSAWSSPDEKYDSNPNLHYQELRNARERSRAYGYPETDDEYFRKYSPMTIAMACVAFAVGSFFVHFYIAYLGYEKHTRHLDKVKDRLIQQNKAPSWMNYAASSHPVEEQEYTEEAIEQRKQLDILEQYERPDYKEGREIDPFRKYRSIKSNS from the exons ATGTCAGCTCTGGGTAAATGTTTCTTAAAGGTGGGATGCCTGACTCAGTGGACATGCATTag GTGCATAACAACAACCAGGGTCTCATTTTCATTGGAGACTCATTATGAAGTACTGAATGTGGAACGAAATGCTAATTCCAAGCAAATAAGAGAAGCTTACATCAAGAAATGTAAAGAG TACCATCCAGATAAGAATATTGGTCGTGGAGATGCAGAATTTAAGCGCATTACAGAGGCATATGAAGTTCTGTGTGACAATCAACGCAAGCAGGACTATGATAATTCCTTCTCTTCTGATTCTGCATGGAGCTCTCCTGACGAAAAGTATGATTCTAATCCGAATCTACACTACCAAGAGCTTCGAAATGCTCGTGAAAGATCCCGTGCCTACGGATATCCAGAAACAGATGACGAGTACTTCAGGAAGTACTCTCCCATGACTATTGCAATGGCTTGCGTTGCTTTCGCTGTTGGAAgcttttttgtgcatttttacATCGCATATCTTGGGTACGAGAAACATACAAGGCATCTTGACAAGGTTAAGGATCGGTTAATACAGCAAAATAAGGCTCCATCGTGGATGAACTATGCAGCCTCAAGTCATCCTGTAGAAGAGCAGGAGTATACTGAAGAGGCAATTGAGCAAAGGAAGCAGTTGGATATTCTTGAGCAATATGAGAGACCTGACTATAAGGAAGGACGGGAAATTGATCCATTTAGAAAGTATAGGAGTATTAAGAGCAATTCTTAA